The stretch of DNA CCGGGGCCGCGCTCGTCGCCGGCCTTCTGGCCATGAAGCTGGTGGAGTCGCTGTCGCAGAGGCACTGGTTCTTCGGGTCGAGGCGGCTGGGCATGCGCATGCGCTCCGCCCTCATGGCCGCCGTCTTCGAGAAGCAGCTGCGGCTGTCCAGCGAGGGGCGGGGGCGGCACTCGTCCGGCGAGATCGCCAACTACATCGCCGTGGACGCGTACCGGCTGGGCGAGTTCCCGTACTGGCTGCACCTGGGATGGAGCATGCCGGTGCAGCTCGTCCTCGCCATCGCGCTCCTGTTCTGGATCGTGGGCGCCGGCGCGCTCCCCGCGCTGGCCCCCGTGGCCATCTGCGGCGTGCTCAACGTGCCTTTCGCCAGGATGCTGCAGCAGTACCAGTCGAGGTTCATGCAGGCGCAGGACGAGCGGCAGCGCGCCACGGCGGAGGTGCTGCACAGCATGAAGATCGTGAAGCTGCAGTCGTGGGAGGACAAGTTCAGGGCCACGGTGCAGCGGCTGCGCGACGCCGAGGTGCGGTGGCTCGGCGAGACGCAGCTCAAGAAGGCCTACGGCAGCGCGCTCTACTGGGTGTCGCCGACGGTGATCTCCGCCGTGGTCTTGGCGGGCACGGCCGCGGTCCAGAGCGCGCCCCTGGACGCCGGCGTGGTGTTCACCGTCCTCGCCACCATGCGCGTCGTGTCGGAGCCCATGAGGATGCTGCCCGAGGTGATGTCCGTCATGATCCAGGTCAAGGTGTCGCTGGACCGCATCGGGAAGTTCCTCACCGAGGATGAGTTCCAAGACGACGCCGTGGACAGGGCACCGGCGTCCGACAGGAGCTGCCTGGACGTGCACCACGGCGTCTTCAGCTGGGAGCCCAGCAAGGGCACCGCAACCCTGAaagacatcaacatcaccgccacGCACGGGCAGAAGATCGCCGTCTGCGGGCCTGTCGGCGCTGGAAAATCGTCGTTGCTGTGCGCGACGCTCGGCGAGATCCCAAGAATGTCCGGATCAGTACGTGCATTGAACCAATTTCCTTGCACATACCGATGTTCTCTGACATGTATTTTTCATCTTCTTCATTCAGGTGGCCGTGAGTGGCTCGGTGGCCTATGTGTCCCAGACGTCGTGGATCCAGAGCGGTACGGTGCGCGACAACATCCTCTTCGGGAGGCCGATGAGGAGTTCGGAGTACGAGAGGGCCCTCAAGTGCTGCGCGCTGGACAAGGACATGGAGAACTTCCCGCACGGCGACCTGACGGAGATCGGGCAGAGGGGCCTCAACATGAGCGGCGGGCAGAAGCAGAGGATCCAGCTCGCAAGGGCCGTCTACAGCGACGCCGACGTCTACCTCCTCGACGACCCTTTCAGCGCCGTCGACGCGCACACCGCCGCCACCCTCTTCAATGTCAGGAAGACTCTTCTCCTTCTCAAACCTCATTGCCAATGCCACGGTTACAGATCGTTTTCATGGACGTGACAGCCACTTTGTCGTTGCAGGATTGTGTCATGGCGGCGCTCGAGGACAAGACGGTCATTCTCGTAACGCATCAAGTTGAGTTCCTCTCCAAGGTTGACAGGATTTTGGTAGGTTTCCTCTCTGTCTGTCTGCACAAAACTTACCACCATAGATGGCACTGTCTGACAGTCACCATCTTGTTCATGTTAGGTCATGGAGAAGGGCGAGATAACGCAGGAGGGAACCTACGAGGAGCTCCTGCAGTTCGGCACGGCGTTCGAGCAGCTTGTCAACGCTCACCAGGACTCAAAAACAACGTTGGACTCCAATGTATCCAACGAAGGAGCCATGGTTCAGTACCAACAGCCAAGGCTCCAGCAGCAGGGCAGCGACGCGGAGATCTCCACCGGCAACCTGCCGTCGGTCCAGCTGACacaggaggaggagagggagctGGGAGGAGCCGGGCTGAAAACATACAAGGACTACGTGTCAGTGTCCAGGGGCTGGTTCCTCCTCGTCCTCATAGTACTCACACAGTGCGTGTTCGTCGCCCTGCAATACCTCGCGACTTACTGGCTCGCGGCGACGATCCAGAGCCGTCGGTTCAGCGTCGGGATCGTCGTCGGAGTCTACGCGGTGATGACGACCGCCAGCTGCCTGTTTGCCTACGTGAGGAGCCTTGTTGCCGCTCACTTCGGCCTCAAGGCGTCGAGGGAGTTCTTCTCCGGTTTCATGGATTCTGTGTTCAAGGCCCCCATGCTGTTCTTCGACTCTACCCCGACCGGGAGGATCATGACCCGGGTATGTGTACATATTAACACAACTTTTTCAGCCATACTTGTATATGCCGATGTTACTGCAGATTTGCAGTCTGAGTTTGTGCACCGTTAATTGTGCATTTTTATGCAGGCTTCGTCGGATTTGTGCATCTTGGACTTCGACATCCCGTTTACGATGACCTTTGTGATATCCGGCACGGTTGAGGTGGCGGCAACCGTGGTGGTAATGATCATGGTTACATGGCAAGTCGTTCTGGTTGCCGTGCCTGCTGTAATTGGTGTTCTGTACATTCAGGTGAGCACCATGAAAGAACCCTGCATTCATCTTCTTGTGCAGCAGATCCAATGTGTGAACAATGCTACTGTTGTTGCAGAGATACTACATTGCCTCCGCCAGAGAGTTGGTGAGGATCAACGGTACCACAAAGGCGCCCGTGATGCACTATGCCGCTGAATCGATGCTCGGAGTGGTCACCATAAGGGCCTTTGCGGCGACAAATAGGTTCATTCAGAAAAATCTTCAGCTCATCGACATGGATGCGACAATGTTCTTCTACACAAATGCAGCGCTAGAGTGGGTGCTTCTGCGTGTCGAGGCGATGCAAATCTTGGTCATTGTTACATCGTCCATTCTTCTCGTTATGCTACCGGCAGGATCAGTTGCTCCAGGTGAATATTATTCAGGGCTGAGTACTTCATATAATGTGCAGAAATATGGTGTGCCACTCAAGTCTTCCCTTGGCATTTTTTTCAGGATTTCTTGGGCTATGCCTCTCATATGCCTTGACGCTTTCTTCTGCGCAAGTGTTCTTGACACGATTCTACTCAAATCTGGAGAATTATATGATATCAGTGGAGAGAATCAAACAGTTCATGAATCTACCATCTGAGCCTCCGGCTATCATCAGTGACAGAAGGCCTGCTCCTTCATGGCCATCTGAAGGAAAGATAAATCTGGAGAACTTGAGAGTAAGAAACTGAAACTCAAGAGACAACCAGCTCATTCATCTGACATTCTAAAGTGTCATACCATGTTTTTCAGGTCAAGTATCGCGAAAATGCGCCTACGGTTTTGCGCGGGATCACTTGCACATTTGCAGCTGGAAACAAGATTGGAGTTGTTGGAAGAACCGGGAGCGGGAAGACCACTCTCCTGAGCGCGTTGTTCCGCCTCATCGACCCCTCCGGCGGGCGAATTCTCATCGACGATGTCGACATTTGCACCATAGGACTGAAGGACCTTAGGATGAAACTCAGCATCATTCCTCAGGAGCCAACGCTTTTCAGGGGCAGCGTACGGAGCAACGTCGATCCTCTGGGCCTGTATACAGATCAGGATATCTGGGAGGTCTAGCCACAATTTACCATATTCTGAAATCTACATCAGTTCCAGTATTTTCACCTACTACCATCGGTCTTTGTTGGGGACACATTTGCTGATCCTGATCCTGACACGCTGGTCTTTCACAGGCATTGGATAAGTGCCAGTTGAAGAAGACGATCAGTGTCCTTCCTGAACTTCTTGAGGCACCAGGTGAGACAATGATCTTTAGTCCTAAAGTACTTACTACTGTATGAAATGAAGCATGCCCGAAATGTGATAGGCTTGTCTTTGCATCTTCAGTGAGCGATGACGGAGAGAACTGGAGCGCGGGGCAACGGCAGCTCTTCTGCCTCGCGCGCGTCCTCCTCAGCAGGAACAGGATCCTGGTCCTCGACGAGGCGACGGCGTCGATCGACTCGGCCACCGACGCCATCCTGCAGAGGGTCATCAAGCAGGAGTTCTCAGGGTGCACGGTGATCACCATAGCACACAGGGTTCCCACCGTCACAGACAGTGATATGGTCATGGTTCTTTCCTACGGTATAAGCATCTGCCTCTACGCGCTACTAAAATTATGCCGGGGATATATATTTACCAATGGACAAAATAACTTCTTTGTTGCAGGTAAGCTTATAGAGTACGACAGGCCATCGAGGCTGATGGAAAATGAGGACTCGTCATTCTTTAAGCTCGTCTCCGAGTACTGGTCCAACTATAAGTGAATGCGGAAAAATCAATAATTTTGTCGGCTGATCCGTTTCGAAAAAAAATAATTTTGTCGGCTGTAGGCTACAACACTTCTTCTGCCAagtgaaaattttgaaactgaAAATTGTTTGGCACGAGATAGGGATGGAGATGTATGACACAGTTACccaaatgtatgttggaagttaGTAGGAAATATGAGTTGAAATATTCATTTGCCTTCATCGGATTATGCATTTGGTTTGTGGTGGTCGCACGGCCTCtttgaaccccccccccccccccccccccaatctaACCTTTGTTTGTTTTGTTTCTGCATTTGACATCTAGCGTGTCATAATTTGTTATAATGAACTGTTGAACTGGATTGCTACCTTTATGTCGTTGCCGAACCTTGCCTATCATCTCAATGGGCTCCTTCCCTCCTTGCCACCTTCAGGACTGCCTAATTGTTTGAGCCTGGTGTGCTACCTCCATCTTCTTTCAATCTACCTAACCTACCATGGATATCACAAAAACCGGAAATGAATTTTTCTCGAGCATTAGAGGTCTTAGTTCTGACATCAAAGGAAATTCTGTTTGAAAAAAAAGAGAGAGCGGAAAGCGGCCGCATGCTATTTACATACACAAAGAAATAGTGTTTTGATCTCTCACATTAGCACATGATGTTCATTCCTTGGTTAAAAATGTCTCTAGCACCCTACATGTGCACAAGATCAATTGTAGCTTTTCGAATGAGACAGTGTTGAAAGCACTTATAAGCAGTGATTGCTTTGACTTTGTGCTCGAAACCTGAAATCAACTAACCAATTGAGTGGTCAAAGTGAAAATTCTCAACTATTCTTCCTCAACCAGTTGCGAACCTCTCGGGATCAAAGAGCGACCAAAAAGAGCCAACGTTTGAATTACAGACCAGAGAGTACTTAAGGATATTCTTTGCAAGTACTTAAGAATATTCTTAACGGATATCCAGTACCATTA from Triticum urartu cultivar G1812 chromosome 3, Tu2.1, whole genome shotgun sequence encodes:
- the LOC125543750 gene encoding ABC transporter C family member 8-like, producing the protein MERGRTPEYLLASSAACQGQGGGDLALELGSLCFISQTMLIDLVNLLLLAVYVSSLLIAACKREFRVVRARELPFPCAVASPCCALLGIACVCLGLGAWGSSPHGALLFFVRGFVWVSLSVSLVVRPTRLSGALAVAWWAVDAVLITANCLEKTVTGGNLGVLDVMSWAVGFLLLLSAIRVYRSLAAGDGGGAESEPLLAAGGGERRAAFGEAGVFSRLTFTWMDSLLRLGYSKPLGLGDIPPLDADDAAAEACRKFLGEWHRRRGESHKTSNLVLRVLAECHKKELLLTALYTLLRTLSFAASPVMLYCFVSYSDRQEKERDLGTGAALVAGLLAMKLVESLSQRHWFFGSRRLGMRMRSALMAAVFEKQLRLSSEGRGRHSSGEIANYIAVDAYRLGEFPYWLHLGWSMPVQLVLAIALLFWIVGAGALPALAPVAICGVLNVPFARMLQQYQSRFMQAQDERQRATAEVLHSMKIVKLQSWEDKFRATVQRLRDAEVRWLGETQLKKAYGSALYWVSPTVISAVVLAGTAAVQSAPLDAGVVFTVLATMRVVSEPMRMLPEVMSVMIQVKVSLDRIGKFLTEDEFQDDAVDRAPASDRSCLDVHHGVFSWEPSKGTATLKDINITATHGQKIAVCGPVGAGKSSLLCATLGEIPRMSGSVAVSGSVAYVSQTSWIQSGTVRDNILFGRPMRSSEYERALKCCALDKDMENFPHGDLTEIGQRGLNMSGGQKQRIQLARAVYSDADVYLLDDPFSAVDAHTAATLFNDCVMAALEDKTVILVTHQVEFLSKVDRILVMEKGEITQEGTYEELLQFGTAFEQLVNAHQDSKTTLDSNVSNEGAMVQYQQPRLQQQGSDAEISTGNLPSVQLTQEEERELGGAGLKTYKDYVSVSRGWFLLVLIVLTQCVFVALQYLATYWLAATIQSRRFSVGIVVGVYAVMTTASCLFAYVRSLVAAHFGLKASREFFSGFMDSVFKAPMLFFDSTPTGRIMTRASSDLCILDFDIPFTMTFVISGTVEVAATVVVMIMVTWQVVLVAVPAVIGVLYIQRYYIASARELVRINGTTKAPVMHYAAESMLGVVTIRAFAATNRFIQKNLQLIDMDATMFFYTNAALEWVLLRVEAMQILVIVTSSILLVMLPAGSVAPGFLGLCLSYALTLSSAQVFLTRFYSNLENYMISVERIKQFMNLPSEPPAIISDRRPAPSWPSEGKINLENLRVKYRENAPTVLRGITCTFAAGNKIGVVGRTGSGKTTLLSALFRLIDPSGGRILIDDVDICTIGLKDLRMKLSIIPQEPTLFRGSVRSNVDPLGLYTDQDIWEALDKCQLKKTISVLPELLEAPVSDDGENWSAGQRQLFCLARVLLSRNRILVLDEATASIDSATDAILQRVIKQEFSGCTVITIAHRVPTVTDSDMVMVLSYGKLIEYDRPSRLMENEDSSFFKLVSEYWSNYK